TCCTGTTAAAGAGGATTCGAAGGCCGCTTTTGGGTATATCATAATAGAGAAGGCAAAAAGGGTAGTTGAAATTGCAATAATTAGATTTTTTGTTTGTGAAAGGTACAATCGAAAGCCTCCTCTTGAATAGTCTAAGATAAGAGTAAATATATGAAGGTTGTCCTTATCATTTATACGTATACACGATCAGATTAGACCAGGATGCAAATGAATCGTTTGATTTCTTAAGGAGGTCTGACTGTGAAAAACCCCAAGGTAGGCTTAGCTCTTGGTTCTGGAGGAGCTAGAGGGTTTGCCCATATAGGTGTATTGAAATCGTTACACCGAGCAGGTATTCCAATTGATATGATTGCAGGAAGTAGTATGGGGGCACTTGTAGGTGCATTTTATTGTACGGGGCATGAACCAGATACGATGGTGAAAATGGCACGGATGTTCCGTAGAAGGTATTATATGGACTACACCGTTCCCAAGATGGGTTTTGTATCGGGCAATAAAGTTGAACAACTCATGTACGTATTAACCCAAAATAAGAAAATAGAGGATTTAGAAATCCCGTTTTCAGTCATTGCGACAGATTTGCTTAAATCAGAGAAAGTGATTATTCGAGAAGGTTTAATATCAGAAGCCGTTCGAGCGAGCATAGCAGTTCCAGGGATATTCGTTCCCTTCAAAAAGGACGGAAGATTGCTTGTTGATGGAAGCGTGATCGATCGAGTACCCGTTTCAGTTGTAAGAGAAATGGGAGCGGATGTCACGATTGCAGTTGATATTTCACACATTAAGCAAAATCCTGAGATCAATACGATATTTGATGTTATTATGCAAAGTATTGATATTATGCAACGCGAACTCGTAAAAACGCATGAACTTGTAACCGATGTGCTGATTCGACCACACGTAGAGAACTTCAGTGCCTCTGCTTTCAAAGATATTGAAGAAATCATTGAAATTGGAGAGAAAGAGACAAATAAGCGAATCGATGATATTGAAGCAGCAATTCAAAACTGGAGGAAAGAGAATGAAAAGACTTAGAACGCAGTGGCCATGGGCGGTATTGTTATTAGTGATTTTAATCGCGTTTTTACCAATTCCATACTACTTTACCCAACCGGGAGATGCTAAAGTTCTTTCACCTATAATTAAGGTGGAAGAAGGGAATAAATCAGAGGGTTCATTTATGTTGACAACAGTATTAATTGGTAAAGCGAACGCGGCTGAATATTTATGGGCACAGGTCAGTGATTATCGTGAAGTGATCCCAGAAGACCATGTGCGTGGATCTGATGAAACAGAAGAGGAATACCAATCTAGACAGCTTCAGTTAATGCAGAGCTCTCAACATGCTGCAACAATTGTCGCTTATAAAGAAGCGAATAAAGGAATAGAAATTACGAATAAAGGTGTCCTGATTACAGGTGTCATTTCAGGAATGCCCGCAGCAGACCTACTTAAGATAGGAGACTTAATTACAGAACTGAATGGTTCGCAGATCAAAACAGCAGAACAATTAGTTGATCAATTGAAGAAATTTAAGGCTAATGATGAAGTTGAATTAACGGTTTCAAGAGATTCGAAGGAAAAGAAAGTGACCATCGCTTTGAAACCCTTTCCTGAGAAAGTAGTTAATAAGGATGGAGAAGAACGTGCGGGTATTGGCATTACTTATCCAGTTACTTTTACTGAAATAGAAACAAACCCTGAAATAAAAATTGAAACGAATCAGATAGGCGGCCCGTCAGCAGGACTGATGTTTACGCTTGAAATCTATAATCAATTAACGAAGACGGACTGGACGAAAGGCCGTCAAATTGCCGGCACAGGTACGATGAACGAAGCAGGAGAAGTAGGTCCAATTGGAGGCATTAAGCAAAAAGTGGTTGCAGCAGACAATGCTGATGCAGTAGTATTTTTCGCTCCTGTAGCAGCTGATAATTATAAACATGCAAAGGAAGCGGCCGAAGATATTAACACTGACATGGAAATCGTCCCTGTCAAAACATTTACTGATGCATTGGAATATTTAAAAAAAGAAAAGAATTAAGCATATGGGGACTGCTCAGAATGAAAACGAATCTTCTAGCAGTCCTTTTACTATTTTTGGTGTAAACGAATCGGGGTGTTCGAATATTCTTGTTTATATAGCACCTTTTGAGCTTTATATGGGAATCCTAGAATATAAGTGTTGGTCGATTGCTTGTCTAATTCAAAGAATGGGTCTTTGTATTTAGAAAGCGTACTGACAAGTGGCAGATTGAGGTCTTTTTTGATCCCACTTAAGTAGTGTTGGCCGGTTTCAGTCATCCCAAGTAACCTAATGTATGTAGGGGGTTCTGTTAAGGCTCTTTCCATTGTATTTTTCTTCGCATTTGTTAAGATGTGGGTGCAAAGTCTTTGTATACGTGTCCATGTATAACGCTTCGTCTTAACGGATTGCATGAAAGAGGTGAAGTCTTCCGCTTGAGTGATATATTCCTTCAAACGATTTTCCAAGCCTTCTTCGCAATCATAAATATCTCTTAGTTCCTCGGGTGTTGAAGTAATGAGTCTGTGCTTCAATAATAAGAAGAATCTGTCCCAGTTGAGAAAGTGTCCAAATGAGTTGAAATGATCCTGTAGTCTATTTAACGTTGATTTAGGAACATAG
This Pseudalkalibacillus berkeleyi DNA region includes the following protein-coding sequences:
- a CDS encoding patatin-like phospholipase family protein; amino-acid sequence: MKNPKVGLALGSGGARGFAHIGVLKSLHRAGIPIDMIAGSSMGALVGAFYCTGHEPDTMVKMARMFRRRYYMDYTVPKMGFVSGNKVEQLMYVLTQNKKIEDLEIPFSVIATDLLKSEKVIIREGLISEAVRASIAVPGIFVPFKKDGRLLVDGSVIDRVPVSVVREMGADVTIAVDISHIKQNPEINTIFDVIMQSIDIMQRELVKTHELVTDVLIRPHVENFSASAFKDIEEIIEIGEKETNKRIDDIEAAIQNWRKENEKT
- a CDS encoding SepM family pheromone-processing serine protease, with protein sequence MKRLRTQWPWAVLLLVILIAFLPIPYYFTQPGDAKVLSPIIKVEEGNKSEGSFMLTTVLIGKANAAEYLWAQVSDYREVIPEDHVRGSDETEEEYQSRQLQLMQSSQHAATIVAYKEANKGIEITNKGVLITGVISGMPAADLLKIGDLITELNGSQIKTAEQLVDQLKKFKANDEVELTVSRDSKEKKVTIALKPFPEKVVNKDGEERAGIGITYPVTFTEIETNPEIKIETNQIGGPSAGLMFTLEIYNQLTKTDWTKGRQIAGTGTMNEAGEVGPIGGIKQKVVAADNADAVVFFAPVAADNYKHAKEAAEDINTDMEIVPVKTFTDALEYLKKEKN